The Mercenaria mercenaria strain notata chromosome 8, MADL_Memer_1, whole genome shotgun sequence genome has a segment encoding these proteins:
- the LOC123565829 gene encoding transmembrane protein 272-like isoform X1, with protein sequence METKNSNDVEAQKGAPPSYNSSMFEKIQAAKTESDGNVDFGKKFLMILCGSIGCTICLGIFLAIPIAMIVLGAIHKDDCPAERMIPIYLIVGGSFGILKNLASMGQRCKNKNDEDGEEKNVKPNPFDGILSCFLLAWFIAGNVWVYRTYDSWTSDSTKDNYCDPTLYWFAFWIVTSTYIILGVVFCLVCCCGVVCCCCAAKGAANKNNYDTQ encoded by the exons gaAGCTCAAAAAGGAG CACCACCGTCATACAACAGCTCCATGTTCGAGAAGATACAGGCAGCTAAAACAGAATCCGACGGAAATGTAGACTTTGGCAAGAAATTCCTCATGATCTTATGTGGTTCCA TTGGTTGCACAATCTGCCTAGGTATCTTCCTGGCCATCCCAATAGCAATGATAGTTTTGG GAGCCATTCATAAAGATGACTGTCCAGCTGAACGCATGATCCCTATATATTTGATTGTGGGAGGCTCTTTTGGTATCTTGAAAAATCTTGCATCTATGGGGCAgagatgtaaaaacaaaaatgacgAGGATGGGGAAGAAAAGAACGTAAAACCAAACCCTTTCGACGGCATCCTGAGCTGTTTCTTGCTGGCTTGGTTTATTGCAG GAAATGTGTGGGTTTATCGAACATATGACAGTTGGACAAGTGATTCGACAAAGGATAATTACTGTGACCCGACGCTATACTGGTTCGCCTTCTGGATCGTGACGTCAACATACATCATTCTTGGCGTCGTTTTTTGTCTCGTCTGCTGTTGTGGAGTCGTATGTTGCTGCTGTGCTGCTAAGGGGGCGGCTAACAAAAATAACTATGACACACAATAA
- the LOC123565829 gene encoding transmembrane protein 272-like isoform X2 — protein MEFKQDLEAQKGAPPSYNSSMFEKIQAAKTESDGNVDFGKKFLMILCGSIGCTICLGIFLAIPIAMIVLGAIHKDDCPAERMIPIYLIVGGSFGILKNLASMGQRCKNKNDEDGEEKNVKPNPFDGILSCFLLAWFIAGNVWVYRTYDSWTSDSTKDNYCDPTLYWFAFWIVTSTYIILGVVFCLVCCCGVVCCCCAAKGAANKNNYDTQ, from the exons gaAGCTCAAAAAGGAG CACCACCGTCATACAACAGCTCCATGTTCGAGAAGATACAGGCAGCTAAAACAGAATCCGACGGAAATGTAGACTTTGGCAAGAAATTCCTCATGATCTTATGTGGTTCCA TTGGTTGCACAATCTGCCTAGGTATCTTCCTGGCCATCCCAATAGCAATGATAGTTTTGG GAGCCATTCATAAAGATGACTGTCCAGCTGAACGCATGATCCCTATATATTTGATTGTGGGAGGCTCTTTTGGTATCTTGAAAAATCTTGCATCTATGGGGCAgagatgtaaaaacaaaaatgacgAGGATGGGGAAGAAAAGAACGTAAAACCAAACCCTTTCGACGGCATCCTGAGCTGTTTCTTGCTGGCTTGGTTTATTGCAG GAAATGTGTGGGTTTATCGAACATATGACAGTTGGACAAGTGATTCGACAAAGGATAATTACTGTGACCCGACGCTATACTGGTTCGCCTTCTGGATCGTGACGTCAACATACATCATTCTTGGCGTCGTTTTTTGTCTCGTCTGCTGTTGTGGAGTCGTATGTTGCTGCTGTGCTGCTAAGGGGGCGGCTAACAAAAATAACTATGACACACAATAA